One window of the Babesia bovis T2Bo chromosome 2, whole genome shotgun sequence genome contains the following:
- a CDS encoding Ser/Thr protein kinase domain containing protein codes for MPGYLDGSVGETVKIDIGRLTEIKNVSVYIVDGGFLSKDLEEESNDASFIAFEDSIDGNKSTQPCRLEICLPINNCIYNINPREETVLTIAINIPSDYPQVDIETQLLSISNAEPRFTKLCRLKLVELLPIEENDVSKQSHRLYNIVSGFYRFLQQYTTQRLSASRRLNYIQSSLRLDTNEESSYNSKYGPSGDHTSRPYGNVNPVDVCMAARKGSAAVHKLLITHSRYYREFEHQKVLGSGSFGCVTKVSRSGIIYALKQIPIYKIHGNTLHEEAAVLASLQHRNIVRYYDAWIEEPYDDILSRHCMTLPMGASASVQLSLPLQSNSLSDMSNISRYNKKPEGFRLSSISRKARLHNRFLPSCEGAHHARKHKERPVKYLFILMEYCAEDNLANAINDRRLHDKPQLVIELFRQILEALSYIHEKGIIHRDIKPSNIFLKSEDGVLSIKLGDFGLTAKLNTGPSSDFTNPTGIVGTLHYMSPEQERGDSYDEKVDIFAAGVVLFEMLSPPFTTNMERADVLSSFPTEEKKWPSEFVSTVDHGIFKILESMLCIDPMKRPSASYLLQSEVFAATNLDTSTLYKVVTEYPHSMESNQLLGSLFNRTIDYDPNIRYNEVPDSTQDKSNYINVLLWNKYSQEFAKRGAIRYEAPIFVEACEEYSKEKIHKQCYHLLLDDGRTCKLRTSVLEALAETIPPIFFVIMKRWYWGKAYIKNNVCGRHPSALWQCAYSIVADYNIMLQDIGSNVNCLDAFFCADVVATAVRPLIKLPNSSVVVHWTYTDFLKSILKEAVGIPEKISESLELLMYDNIKRPNILKQKVANLIKTVFVPGLSHESLLNMVLQLAETLPITGTPAVSDVISPIAKILRSYGRNLDVFTLESSNVYYMESFLNINECSFIFLPLGFPVWHRRNYSKFSFAVNYTIDKKEFFGLLNGGCINSLMPQSKGIMFGSQQRYVFGFELQLEPLMTYYNTREAATFNKTGTNSLQLGCHLLPQVLICVHNDSLMNRAILLENGLQQSGIVVEKQLGIPSSMRKLRKHKVAGFLQLSRLQVIVLIKQKLSQAPGKSPMHKDDDPNEVEYKVYYIDTEFETVGFYCVFYILMPRRL; via the coding sequence atgCCAGGCTATTTGGATGGATCAGTAGGTGAAACCGTTAAGATTGATATAGGACGGCTCACTGAAATTAAAAATGTGTCTGTCTACATAGTAGATGGTGGATTCCTGTCGAAGGATTTGGAAGAAGAATCCAATGACGCCTCTTTTATTGCATTTGAGGATTCCATAGACGGCAATAAATCAACACAACCATGTAGACTCGAAATATGCCTTCCTATAAATAAttgcatatataatatcaatccTCGGGAAGAAACTGTTCTCACTATTGCTATAAACATCCCATCAGATTATCCCCAAGTAGACATAGAAACCCAGCTGCTGAGCATCTCGAATGCCGAGCCTCGATTTACGAAACTTTGTAGACTGAAATTGGTAGAGTTGCTACCCATTGAAGAGAACGATGTGTCTAAACAGTCGCATcgtttatataatatcgtCTCTGGTTTCTACAGATTTCTTCAACAGTACACAACTCAACGTTTATCTGCATCCAGAAGGTTGAATTACATCCAAAGTAGTTTACGACTAGATACAAATGAAGAGTCAAGCTATAATAGCAAATACGGGCCCTCTGGTGATCACACTAGTCGTCCTTATGGTAACGTTAACCCAGTGGATGTTTGCATGGCAGCTAGAAAAGGTTCTGCAGCAGTGCACAAGCTTTTGATTACCCATTCACGCTATTATCGTGAATTTGAACACCAGAAAGTTCTTGGGTCCGGGTCGTTTGGCTGTGTTACCAAGGTATCACGGAGTGGAATAATTTATGCGCTTAAGCAAATACCtatttataaaatacatGGTAACACATTGCATGAAGAGGCTGCAGTACTAGCAAGCTTACAACACAGAAATATTGTGCGCTACTATGATGCCTGGATAGAGGAACCTTACGATGACATACTGTCCAGACATTGTATGACCCTTCCCATGGGAGCTTCCGCTAGCGTGCAACTGAGTCTGCCTTTACAGTCTAACTCATTATCTGATATGTCAAATATCTCACGTTATAACAAGAAGCCAGAAGGTTTCCGTTTATCGTCAATTTCCAGAAAGGCTAGGTTGCACAATCGATTTTTGCCGAGTTGTGAAGGGGCGCATCATGCACGTAAACATAAAGAGAGGCCCGTTAAGTACCTATTTATCCTAATGGAGTATTGTGCAGAGGATAATCTGGCAAATGCAATAAATGACCGTCGTCTACATGACAAACCGCAGCTGGTGATTGAACTGTTTCGTCAAATACTAGAAGCACTCAGTTATATTCATGAAAAGGGAATTATACACCGTGATATAAAACCtagtaatatatttttaaaatcGGAAGATGGCGTACTATCCATAAAACTGGGCGATTTTGGACTCACAGCAAAACTTAATACAGGACCTTCCAGTGATTTCACCAATCCGACGGGCATTGTCGGTACCCTTCACTATATGTCTCCTGAACAAGAACGTGGCGACTCCTATGACGAAAAGGTAGATATTTTCGCCGCAGGTGTCGTCCTCTTCGAGATGTTATCACCGCCATTCACTACCAATATGGAGCGGGCTGATGTGCTCTCGTCATTTCCAACTGAAGAAAAGAAGTGGCCATCTGAATTTGTGTCCACCGTTGACCATGGCATTTTCAAGATTCTGGAATCCATGCTTTGCATAGATCCGATGAAAAGACCATCAGCAAGTTACCTACTGCAGAGCGAAGTATTTGCAGCTACCAACTTGGACACCTCCACACTTTACAAAGTGGTGACCGAATATCCACATTCCATGGAGTCCAATCAGTTGCTCGGGTCTTTGTTCAACAGAACAATAGACTATGACCCGAATATTAGATACAATGAAGTACCAGACTCTACACAAGATAAATCAAACTATATAAACGTCTTGCTGTGGAACAAGTACTCACAAGAATTTGCGAAAAGGGGTGCGATTCGCTATGAAGCGCCCATATTTGTGGAAGCTTGTGAAGAATATTCCAAAGAAAAAATTCATAAACAGTGCTACCATCTGTTGCTGGATGATGGCCGTACGTGTAAACTACGCACTTCAGTGCTCGAAGCATTGGCTGAAACCATACCTCCCATTTTCTTTGTCATTATGAAGCGGTGGTATTGGGGAAAGGCATACATAAAAAATAACGTATGTGGTCGCCATCCATCGGCTTTATGGCAGTGTGCTTACAGCATAGTTGCCGATTACAACATAATGCTTCAGGATATCGGGTCAAATGTGAATTGTTTGGATGCATTCTTTTGTGCTGACGTGGTAGCAACTGCAGTCAGACCGTTAATTAAGCTCCCGAATAGTTCCGTTGTAGTGCATTGGACCTATACTGATTTCCTTAAATCTATTCTGAAAGAAGCTGTTGGTATACCAGAGAAGATATCGGAATCATTGGAGTTGCTAATGTatgataatataaaacgGCCTAATATTTTGAAGCAGAAGGTTGCAAACCTTATTAAAACAGTATTTGTGCCGGGTTTGTCGCACGAATCCTTGTTGAATATGGTTCTGCAGTTGGCTGAGACCTTGCCCATAACAGGTACCCCGGCAGTTTCCGATGTAATATCACCCATTGCCAAAATATTACGATCATATGGTCGTAATTTGGATGTTTTTACTTTAGAATCATCAAACGTgtattatatggaatcattcCTAAATATAAATGAGTGTTCGTTTATATTCCTGCCACTGGGATTCCCAGTTTGGCACAGACGGAACTACTCCAAATTTAGCTTTGCAGTGAATTATACCATCGATAAAAAGGAATTCTTCGGGCTATTAAATGGTGGATGCATAAACTCGCTTATGCCGCAGAGCAAAGGTATAATGTTTGGTTCACAGCAGCGTTATGTATTTGGTTTTGAATTACAGCTGGAGCCACTAATGACTTACTACAACACGCGAGAAGCTGCAACATTTAACAAAACCGGTACAAACAGTCTACAACTGGGTTGCCACCTACTCCCACAAGTCCTCATTTGTGTTCATAACGACAGCCTTATGAATCGAGCTATACTATTAGAAAATGGTCTACAGCAAAGTGGTATTGTTGTAGAAAAGCAACTGGGTATACCCAGTAGTATGCGCAAATTACGTAAACATAAGGTTGCTGGATTCTTACAGCTATCTCGTCTACAGGTGATTGTACTTATCAAGCAAAAACTGTCGCAAGCTCCCGGTAAATCACCTATGCATAAAGACGATGATCCAAATGAAGTGGAATATAAAGTATACTACATAGACACGGAATTTGAAACAGTTGGGTTCTAttgtgtattttatatattaatgccCCGCAGACTTTGA
- a CDS encoding flavoprotein domain containing protein, protein MGDTKRVLIGVTGSVAAIKIPDIVAELRSLVVKNGHDIEIRIVATSKALEYFDASLRCEGVELYSDKDILSPYTRGDPILHIELRRWSDIFVLCPLDCNTLGKLAHGLCDNLLTDVARCWDFNKPIWVYPCMNPLMYEHPLTAKQLDTLRSFGVKVIEPIVKLVICGEYGPGGLPPTDEIAGDIYKTLFP, encoded by the exons ATGGGTGATACTAAAAGGGTCTTAATCGGTGTTACTGGGAGCGTTGCTGCTATCAAAATCCCTGATATTGTAGCTGAGTTGCGGAGTCTTGTTGTTAAGAATGGTCATGATATAGAG ATACGCATTGTTGCGACGTCGAAGGCATTAGAGTATTTTGATGCGAGTCTACGCTGCGAGGGTGTAGAATTATATTCTGATAAGGACATATTATCGCCATACACTCGAGGTGACCCTATTCTTCACATAGAG TTGAGACGTTGGAGTGATATTTTTGTGCTGTGTCCCTTGGATTGCAACACCTTGGGTAAATTAGCACATGGTCTTTGCGACAATTTGCTG ACTGACGTTGCACGTTGTTGGGATTTTAATAAGCCGATATGGGTGTATCCTTGTATGAATCCTTTAATGTATGAGCACCCATTAACGGCAAAACAGCTTGATACCTTAAGATCATTTGGTGTAAAA GTAATTGAACCTATCGTCAAGCTAGTTATTTGTGGCGAATACGGCCCTGGAGGGCTGCCACCTACAGACGAAATAGCGGGAGATATTTACAAGACCTTGTTTCCTTAA
- a CDS encoding SNF7 family protein, producing the protein MGINQSSLTEQLREKKREINRSIRQLDRNRMRQEREESILLQRLKTEAKKGHMKDLRIIAKQLVRTRKMINQYTNLKSHLSAILGQVDTAHNTKMLSSSIKSVNSVFTKFGQKTDMVEFEKTLQSLGRESELMNLKLDIISESMDNTFQDVDAAGEEDLIIAQVLEELGIDGSEGIPSVNNVDLKQLKFSQVTKVPQVVCEPEGDNSTPNSSPGSVDKTSEEGHFNGMEDER; encoded by the exons ATGGGTATTAACCAGAGTTCGTTAACCGAGCAGCTTCGGGAAAAGAAGCGTGAAATAAATCGTTCAATTCGTCAGCTTGATCGTAATCGTATGAGGCAGGAACGTGAGGAGTCCATTCTTTTACAGCGTTTAAAAACTGAGGCCAAAAAAGGTCACATGAAAGATTTACGCATAATTGCAAAGCAATTAGTTCGTACTCGCAAGATGATAAACCAGTATACGAATTTGAAATCACATTTGAGTGCCATATTAGGACAAGTGGACACAGCTCACAATACCAAGATGCTCTCGAGTAGCATAAAGAGTGTCAACTCGGTATTTACTAAATTTGGACAAAAAACTGACATGGTGGAGTTTGAGAAGACACTGCAATCTTTGGGTCGTGAAAGTGAATTGATGAACTTAAAGTTGGACATCATATCCGAGTCTATGGACAATACATTCCAAG ATGTTGATGCTGCTGGCGAAGAGGATTTGATCATAGCTCAAGTGTTAGAGGAACTAGGTATCGACGGTTCTGAAGGGATACCATCAGTGAACAACGTGGATTTAAAACAACTGAAGTTCAGTCAAGTCACAAAGGTACCACAAGTTGTTTGTGAGCCAGAAGGAGATAATTCCACGCCAAATTCATCACCAGGGAGTGTAGATAAAACTAGCGAGGAAGGCCATTTTAATGGTATGGAGGACGAAAGGTGA
- a CDS encoding putative Citrate synthase 5 mitochondrial codes for MSLLRESVNITKCSRSGDTSIIRTFRRIGSVVLGEAVNHPNSVNIDQSRSGFNLEFGLTRGQGLSERRQYSTRTSLFKSNYSIDTLSSGFLGVNTSISCNTSSALFMLSQLSAFHSCRFSKGMSVIPNGNAAIVSENGTASFSTKSSSITRDLDANIMGPLCSKIEDLLEVKLAQIAELRTKFGQTKIGEITISQVLGGMRDMVGMNCETSHLDANTGITYRGLTIPQILEHLPGLTPGNNCPYTESVLWLLLTGQVPTEEEALMLSKELARRARLPHYVYKVIDKLPIYSHPMTQYVAAITALQTESVFRKAYSEKTYRRDTAWKVVLEDALNLIAQNPLIVGYIYRRTFVDNMITDGQGMIYDPDMDYAANVAKLIGIDTPEFHDMMRLYIAVHADHEGGNVSAHSALLIGSALSDPYFCFAGALTGLSGPLHGLANQECLSWINKLVEELKGNITLETVTKFAQDTLKKGQVIPGYGHAVLRVEDPRHTAFVNFAHKHFPDDPLVKVLDICLKAIPPVLEATGKVKSPHPNVDCSTGILLSHFGISHPDMFTVFFGISRAIGIMSQLVWSRALRMPIERPKSHTVEKLLEMCKEV; via the coding sequence ATGTCGCTTTTGCGTGAATCTGTAAATATAACCAAATGCAGCAGATCCGGTGATACTTCTATCATTCGGACATTTAGGCGTATCGGTAGTGTAGTATTAGGGGAAGCAGTTAACCATCCTAACTCTGTTAATATCGATCAAAGTAGATCTGGATTCAACTTGGAATTCGGATTAACTCGAGGGCAGGGCCTTTCGGAAAGGCGTCAATATTCTACTAGGACGTCTCTGTTCAAATCAAACTATTCAATAGATACTTTATCATCAGGTTTTTTAGGTGTCAATACATCTATATCTTGTAACACATCAAGCGCATTATTTATGTTGTCACAGCTTTCAGCATTTCACTCTTGCCGTTTTTCTAAAGGGATGAGTGTAATACCAAATGGCAACGCTGCTATCGTCAGTGAAAATGGCACTGCTTCCTTTTCAACAAAATCATCATCCATCACAAGGGATTTAGATGCTAATATTATGGGTCCTCTCTGTTCGAAAATAGAAGACTTGTTAGAGGTTAAACTTGCCCAGATTGCTGAATTACGAACTAAATTCGGTCAAACCAAGATTGGAGAGATCACTATATCTCAGGTTCTTGGTGGTATGCGGGATATGGTAGGTATGAATTGTGAGACTTCCCATCTTGATGCGAACACTGGTATTACATACCGTGGATTGACCATTCCTCAAATCTTGGAGCATCTTCCAGGTCTTACTCCAGGTAATAATTGCCCCTATACGGAATCTGTGCTATGGTTGCTTCTGACGGGCCAGGTTCCCACTGAAGAAGAGGCGTTAATGCTTTCAAAAGAGCTCGCTAGGCGCGCTCGTTTGCCTCACTATGTCTACAAAGTGATTGATAAATTACCCATATACTCTCATCCCATGACTCAGTATGTGGCTGCTATCACTGCGTTGCAAACTGAATCTGTTTTCCGCAAGGCGTACAGTGAGAAGACATACAGGAGAGACACTGCATGGAAGGTAGTCTTGGAGGATGCCTTGAATTTGATTGCTCAAAACCCTTTGATTGTCGGATACATTTACAGGCGAACATTCGTTGACAACATGATCACTGACGGTCAAGGCATGATATACGATCCGGATATGGATTACGCGGCTAATGTAGCCAAGTTAATCGGTATTGACACGCCGGAATTCCATGATATGATGCGCTTGTATATTGCTGTACATGCTGATCACGAAGGTGGTAACGTATCAGCCCATTCGGCGCTGTTAATCGGTTCTGCGTTATCAGATCCCTATTTCTGTTTTGCGGGTGCTTTAACTGGTTTATCAGGACCCCTTCACGGTCTGGCAAATCAGGAATGTCTATCCTGGATAAACAAGTTAGTTGAAGAGCTCAAGGGTAACATAACTTTGGAGACCGTGACAAAATTCGCTCAAGACACTTTGAAGAAGGGCCAGGTCATTCCTGGGTATGGTCACGCTGTTCTCAGGGTTGAAGATCCCAGGCATACTGCCTTTGTCAATTTCGCTCACAAGCACTTCCCCGATGACCCTTTGGTCAAGGTTCTGGATATATGCCTTAAGGCAATTCCGCCAGTTCTAGAGGCTACTGGTAAAGTAAAGAGTCCTCATCCGAATGTTGACTGTTCTACTGGTATTCTTTTGTCTCATTTTGGCATATCTCATCCTGACATGTTTACTGTTTTCTTTGGTATATCCCGTGCTATTGGAATTATGTCTCAACTGGTGTGGTCGCGTGCCCTTAGAATGCCAATAGAGCGTCCCAAGTCACACACGGTTGAGAAATTACTTGAGATGTGCAAGGaagtataa
- a CDS encoding GcpE family protein, whose product MAKWYFIFLSIFEVIRPTEGFRLRHDPFAYVHGNKTTQQTEGAAGGPLNHGSLPNTLQALSSDRLPAASNNVYCESVTERIRFPTREVRIGNVTIGGNRPIALQTMTSSDTYDIDATVKQIITCHQYGASLVRLAVQSPREAKASAVIKEKLLSQGCNVPLVADIHYSPKVALMAAEIFDKVRVNPGNYVDGRKDWDEKIYKTEEEFREGTKLIEERLTPLIEKCKKLKRAIRIGTNHGSLSSRIMSYYGDSPMGMVMSAMEFAEICVKNDFHDIVFSMKSSNSFVMVHAYRLLVNELYKRGWNYPIHLGVTEAGSVDDGRIKSAMGIGSLLLDGIGDTIRLSLTEDPWLELLPGRKLLQYVDGITKKDGSSTKPRIRSDFRDFNNISRRTIDYGTSLLDFDDGRKTILNRDGSVGCLITDEDLSDPLTLYKALNVVMKDGLPQRCLKSVDFIYMENTPLFHDFNGQRVLKELIEGGFQVLAPVDQLQEQPIKFAIGVVDLMKLEDFQRSQSSPNHPYAETRIDFTDKIANLAIRITGNEPDSYLEKLCSIERGISSKALGSGVPRMIILDIDSKLNHVETVRRIFGILVKNGSKLPVVHMVDATECFDHEEVVINVSTALSTHLIDKLGEGVMIKSRLPLAESNDIALSILQAARMRSFKTEFISCPSCGRTLFDIQKTTESIKKRVGHLPGVSIAIMGCIVNGIGEMADADFGYVGGAPHKVDLYVKKELVERNVPDVEACDRLIELIKKHGKWVEPE is encoded by the exons ATGGCTAAATGGtactttatatttttatcaatTTTTGAGGTCATCCGTCCAACGGAAGGCTTCAGATTAAGACACGATCCATTTGCCTATGTACACGGCAATAAGACAACCCAG CAAACTGAAGGTGCAGCTGGTGGTCCACTAAACCATGGAAGTTTGCCAAATACCCTCCAGGCGTTATCGTCTGATAGGTTACCTGCAG CATCGAACAATGTCTATTGTGAATCCGTAACTGAGCGCATACGGTTCCCTACAAGGGAGGTGCGCATAGGAAACGTTACTATAGGTGGCAATAGACCTATAGCTCTCCAAACTATGACATCATCCGATACCTATGATATAGATGCCACCGTTAAGCAG ATAATAACATGCCATCAGTATGGTGCATCTCTAGTTCGCCTTGCCGTACAGTCACCACGGGAGGCTAAAGCCTCTGCGGTAATAAAGGAGAAGCTTCTGTCTCAGGGTTGCAATGTACCACTTGTAGCCGATATACATTACTCCCCAAAG GTTGCTTTGATGGCAGCTGAAATTTTCGATAAGGTTCGGGTTAATCCTGGCAACTATGTCGATGGTCGTAAGGATTGGGATGAAAAGATATACAAGACGGAAGAGGAATTCCGGGAGGGGACTAAATTGATAGAGGAGCGGTTGACGCCACTTATTGAAAAGTGCAAGAAGTTGAAGCGTGCAATCCGTATTGGTACTAACCACGGTTCCTTATCATCTCGTATAATGAGTTACTATGGCGATTCTCCTATGGGAATGGTTATGTCCGCCATGGAATTTGCTGAAATTTGTGTGAAGAACGACTTCCACGATATTGTATTTTCTATGAAGTCTTCTAATTCCTTTGTTATGGTACATGCTTACAGACTTTTAGTAAATGAGCTATACAAGCGTGGTTGGAACTATCCCATTCATCTGGGTGTTACGGAAGCCGGTTCAG TTGACGATGGTCGAATAAAGAGTGCCATGGGTATTGGTTCATTGCTTTTGGATGGTATTGGTGATACCATCCGTTTATCATTGACTGAGGATCCGTGGTTGGAGCTCCTTCCTGGCCGCAAGCTACTGCAATATGTAGATGGTATAACTAAAAAGGATGGATCAAGCACAAAACCTCGAATTAGGTCGGATTTCCGTGATTTCAACAACATATCACGCCGCACTATAGATTACGGCACATCACTATTGGATTTTGATGATGGTAGGAAAACCATATTGAATCGTGACGGTTCAGTTGGTTGCTTGATCACGGATGAAGATTTATCTGACCCGCTCACATTATACAAAGCGTTGAATGTTGTAATGAAGGACGGTTTACCTCAGCGGTGCCTGAAATCAGTAGACTTTATTTATATGGAAAACACACCATTATTTCACGACTTTAATGGCCAGAGGGTACTAAAAGAGCTGATAGAGGGTGGTTTTCAGGTACTAGCTCCAGTTGACCAGTTGCAAGAGCAACCCATTAAATTTGCTATTGGTGTGGTCGACCTAATGAAATTAGAGGATTTCCAGCGGTCTCAATCCTCTCCCAACCATCCCTATGCCGAAACACGTATTGACTTCACGGACAAGATAGCCAATTTGGCGATAAGGATAACGGGGAATGAGCCAGACAGTTACCTAGAGAAGCTATGTAGCATTGAGCGGGGCATATCAAGTAAAGCCCTTGGTTCTGGAGTGCCCCGGATGATCATATTAGACATTGATTCAAAATTGAACCACGTTGAGACTGTGCGTCGTATATTTGGAATTTTGGTTAAGAACGGTTCCAAGCTTCCAGTGGTGCACATGGTGGATGCCACTGAGTGTTTCGATCACGAG GAGGTTGTCATCAACGTATCGACTGCTTTATCGACCCATCTGATTGATAAATTGGGGGAGGGTGTGATGATAAAATCACGCCTACCTCTTGCGGAGAGTAACGACATTGCTTTGAGTATTTTACAG GCTGCTCGTATGAGAAGCTTCAAGACAGAATTCATTTCATGTCCTTCTTGTGGTAGGACACTGTTTGATATCCAG AAAACGACGGAATCCATTAAAAAACGGGTGGGGCATCTACCAGGGGTCAGTATTGCCATCATGGGTTGCATTGTCAATGGTATCGGTGAAATGGCTGATGCTGATTTCGGTTATGTTGGCGGCGCGCCTCATAAG GTTGACTTATATGTGAAAAAGGAGCTGGTTGAGCGAAACGTGCCAGATGTTGAAGCATGTGACCGTTTGATTGAATTGATTAAGAAGCACGGCAAATGGGTTGAACCTGAATAA
- a CDS encoding Iron-binding zinc finger CDGSH type family protein produces MVWSKWWPHDPVPESQVTDPYRVKVNRGQVYWWCSCGKSQTQPWCDGSHKGTQFKPVIYVPHFSGKKLLCGCKYSQKRPLCDGSHYWVKAHKSLPKAAATAFGLCFSVGMFTAWAFHP; encoded by the exons ATGGTATGGAGTAAATGGTGGCCGCACGATCCTGTGCCTGAATCACAAGTAACAGACCCTTACCGAGTGAAAGTCAACAGAGGCCAG GTATATTGGTGGTGCTCATGTGGAAAGTCACAAACTCAACCATGGTGCGACGGATCACATAAAGGAACAC AATTCAAACCCGTTATATACGTCCCACATTTCAGTGGTAAAAAACTATTATGTGGATGCAAATACTCACAAAAAAGACCCTTGTGCGATGGATCACATTACTGGGTTAAGGCGCACAAGAGCTTGCCAAAGGCAGCCGCTACTGCATTCGGACTGTGCTTTTCTGTAGGCATGTTCACCGCTTGGGCATTCCACCCTTGA
- a CDS encoding acyltransferase family protein, which produces MRALTAVIRVLRSVQFYLLTVPIYLITSFLIHLYGLLLLPLYIWDKQTASKFCNQMFFHSFALSAFTLNYAWNYIIINDLPKDHKKKPRILMFNHLSSADPFLVSLIGRKTPLLCTYKDALHKLPTAKTTLWLSNHQPIKFIYDKVNDKKIPFKDSVKKVMKDCKIGVDNGFSIAVYPEGKRSRDGVLQEFKDGFFRFAVEHDIEILPCTISNSNSLWPLEDTYLIGQGCAYINVGKPISPTGKTVEELKHITRKAIYEGLKQCPSFNPEKETVPELE; this is translated from the exons ATGAGGGCTCTGACTGCAGTAATTAGGGTACTGCGTTCCGTCCAATTCTACCTATTGACGGTACCGATTTATCTTATTACATCATTTCTTATACATTTGTATGGGCTTTTGTTATTaccattgtatatatgggATAAACAAACGGCATCCAAGTTCTGCAATCAGATGTTTTTCCATTCCTTCGCATTGT CTGCTTTTACATTGAACTACGCATggaattatataattatcAATGATCTGCCCAAGGATCATAAGAAGAAACCAAGGATTTTAATGTTTAATCATTTGTCGTCAGCTGACCCATTCCTTGTAAGCCTCATCGGAAGAAAAACACCATTGTTGTGTACATACAAAGATGCACTGCACAAACTACCAACAGCAAAGACAACACTATGGCTGTCAAATCATCAGCCAATTAAATTCATTTACGACAAGGTTAATGACAAaaagataccattcaaagACAGTGTAAAAAAGGTGATGAAA GATTGTAAAATCGGAGTAGACAACGGGTTTAGCATAGCAGTTTACCCAGAAGGAAAACGTAGCAGAGACGGTGTTCTTCAGGAATTCAAAGATGGATTCTTTAGGTTCGCCGTGGAACACGATATAGAAATTCTACCGTGCACCATAAGCAACTCAAACAGCTTGTGGCCATTGGAAGACACGTATTTAATCGGACAAGGTTGCGCATATATTAACGTTGGAAAACCAATAAGTCCTACA GGTAAAACCGTTGAAGaattaaaacatataacaaGAAAAGCTATTTATGAAGGATTGAAACAATGCCCCTCATTCAACCCCGAAAAGGAAACTGTTCCAGAATTGGAATGA